A portion of the Candidatus Bathyarchaeia archaeon genome contains these proteins:
- a CDS encoding radical SAM protein, with product MRKTKSICPECLKKVEAKIHQERDKILIQKKCRNHGSFTVPHWQSAKIFNYVEKFDFFKHYLKNADPKTDGDCPFSCGLCENHLSRTVIAVIDLTKRCDLDCSICFASFPECRVEYEPSRDEVFKMLEFLSNLDPKPPAVLFSGGEPLLRDDLAEIIRFAHKRGFLTILATNGLRMAKEPDLVAELKKSGLNIVYLQFDSLKDEVYQKLRGKSLLGEKLKVIELCQKYDIEVILVPTLIKGVNNNEIGDIIRFAAQNSHIVRGVVFQPIAFTGKASNGKLMDEWVDHAFAEEVERQTFGEIKAEDLFPVPIMTPPIIVMRKFMKKPWPFFSCSPHCGIVNWIYVSKNGSLIPLNKLFNFEKFFNAMLKLSESVDSKGKTQILLTLFLAALKSLNWTIVQREVGILTFFKTVLRVHVSPTYRSLGKIRRRIFLLGCMAFMDRYNFDIDRVKRCVIHYVTPDLRIIPFCAYNNIYRSQIEAEYSQKALEREVKLLQPSG from the coding sequence ATGAGAAAAACGAAAAGCATATGTCCAGAATGCCTCAAGAAAGTCGAGGCGAAGATCCATCAAGAAAGGGACAAAATTTTAATACAGAAAAAATGTAGGAATCATGGCTCATTCACTGTTCCCCATTGGCAAAGTGCGAAAATTTTCAACTATGTTGAGAAGTTCGACTTCTTCAAGCATTATTTGAAAAACGCTGACCCAAAAACGGATGGCGATTGCCCTTTTTCATGTGGACTTTGCGAGAACCACCTGTCAAGAACCGTGATTGCGGTTATCGATTTGACAAAAAGGTGCGACTTGGACTGCTCTATATGTTTTGCGAGTTTCCCGGAATGCAGAGTTGAATACGAACCTAGCAGAGACGAAGTTTTCAAAATGCTTGAGTTTCTAAGCAACCTTGATCCAAAGCCTCCTGCGGTGCTTTTTTCGGGAGGAGAGCCTCTATTAAGGGATGACCTAGCTGAGATCATACGTTTTGCCCATAAACGTGGTTTTCTAACAATTCTAGCCACCAATGGGTTAAGAATGGCAAAAGAGCCAGACCTCGTGGCTGAACTGAAGAAAAGTGGATTAAACATTGTTTATTTGCAGTTTGATAGTCTTAAAGACGAAGTTTACCAGAAGTTGAGAGGCAAAAGTCTCTTAGGGGAGAAACTTAAGGTCATCGAGTTATGCCAAAAATATGACATCGAAGTTATACTAGTCCCGACATTGATAAAGGGTGTGAACAACAACGAAATAGGAGACATCATAAGATTTGCCGCCCAAAATTCCCATATTGTGAGGGGCGTCGTATTTCAGCCCATAGCATTCACTGGGAAAGCATCAAACGGCAAACTTATGGACGAGTGGGTAGACCACGCTTTTGCAGAGGAGGTTGAAAGACAAACTTTCGGCGAGATAAAAGCCGAGGATCTCTTTCCAGTGCCAATAATGACTCCCCCAATAATCGTCATGAGAAAGTTTATGAAAAAACCTTGGCCTTTCTTCTCATGCAGTCCACATTGTGGAATTGTAAATTGGATATACGTTTCAAAAAATGGGAGCCTGATACCCTTAAACAAGCTTTTTAATTTTGAAAAATTCTTTAATGCAATGCTCAAACTGTCCGAATCGGTTGATTCGAAAGGGAAAACCCAAATATTGTTGACGCTGTTTCTTGCAGCATTAAAATCCCTTAATTGGACTATTGTTCAAAGGGAGGTGGGCATACTCACCTTCTTCAAAACAGTTTTGAGGGTTCACGTGTCTCCAACTTACCGGTCGCTTGGAAAAATTAGGCGGAGAATATTTCTGCTGGGATGTATGGCCTTCATGGACAGGTATAACTTTGACATAGACCGCGTTAAAAGATGCGTAATCCACTATGTCACACCAGATTTGAGGATAATTCCCTTCTGCGCCTACAACAACATCTACAGAAGTCAAATTGAAGCCGAATACTCCCAAAAAGCTTTAGAAAGGGAGGTTAAACTCCTACAACCTTCAGGCTGA